In Miscanthus floridulus cultivar M001 chromosome 5, ASM1932011v1, whole genome shotgun sequence, one genomic interval encodes:
- the LOC136450189 gene encoding uncharacterized protein isoform X1 — MNKMLSNDCLGTQEPYTFCKTTETLGHSHPQEITPDKTAARSTLISHQNVCCTAKVSGENAEIMEISLLHDESDAGTTSLLALPLLSYGSRSMVPIQVPSSSDLESILSPDPIYSDLQLKEINYNAAAMDESEFLHLILSGNDEGYNTTTELQVWDVLDFYVSENFSALQFDSLTDFTNEVSTSYNDCMNLVDMVERPVARLSLDDTPKPSNSDDVVPADNVTMDPDETSLYLQTKPTDSETESSSAAGDVETEYLDQKLLSRCLPDLMDVDLPNRLLKTPVRTKHVTLVLDLDETLVHSTLDHCDNADFTLEVFFNMKNHTVYVRKRPYLKMFLEKVARMFEVVIFTASQRIYAEQLIDKLDPDGKYISRRIYRESCIFSDGCYTKDLTILGIDLAKVAIVDNTPQVFQLQVDNGIPIKSWFDDPSDQELIELLPFLESLVDSEDVRPIISKTFHDKLEQN; from the exons ATGAATAAAATGTTAAGCAACGACTGTTTAGGGACACAGGAGCCTTATACATTTTGCAAGACCACTGAAACATTGGGACATTCACACCCTCAAGAGATTACACCTGATAAAACAGCGGCTAGGTCAACGCTAATAAGTCATCAAAATG TGTGCTGCACTGCCAAAGTATCAGGGGAAAACGCAGAAATCATGGAAATCAGCTTATTGCATGATGAATCTGATGCAGGAACCACCAGTTTGCTAGCACTGCCATTGTTGTCATATGGTTCAAGATCAATG GTTCCAATACAAGTACCATCGTCATCAGACCTTGAGAGTATCCTGTCGCCAGATCCAATCTACAGTGATCTTCAGTTGAAAGAGATAAACTACAATGCTGCAG caatggatgaaagtGAGTTCCTTCACCTGATTCTTAGTGGCAATGATGAAGGATACAATACCACAACTGAATTACAAGTTTGGGATGTTCTGGACTTCTATGTCTCAGAAAACTTTTCTGCTCTCCAATTTGATAGTTTGACGGATTTTACAAATGAAGTTAGTACTTCCTACAATGATTGTATGAATTTAGTTGACATGGTAGAGCGGCCCGTGGCTCGTCTGTCTCTAGATGATACACCAAAACCAAGTAACAGTGATGATGTGGTTCCGGCAGACAATGTCACAATGGACCCTGATGAAACATCCTTATACCTTCAGACAAAACCAACAGATTCAGAAACAGAAAGTAGTTCTGCCGCAGGAGATGTTGAAACTGAATATCTAGATCAAAAGCTACTTTCTAGATGTCTGCCTGATTTAATGGATGTTGACTTGCCCAACCGCTTACTGAAAACACCAGTGAGAACAAAACATGTGACTCTTGTGCTTGATTTGGACG AGACTCTTGTACATTCAACATTGGATCACTGCGACAATGCTGATTTTACCCTAGAAGTTTTCTTTAATATGAAAAATCACACAGTGTACGTGAGAAAAAGGCCTTACCTGAAAATGTTTCTTGAGAAGGTTGCTCGGATGTTTGAGGTTGTCATTTTCACAGCTAGTCAGAGAATCTATGCTGAGCAACTTATAGATAAActtgatcctgatggaaaatatATCTCACGGCGTATTTATCGTGAATCTTGTATATTCTCTGACGGTTGCTATACAAAGGACCTGACAATTCTGGGGATCGACTTGGCAAAAGTTGCAATAGTTGACAATACTCCACAG GTTTTCCAGTTGCAAGTAGATAACGGCATACCAATTAAGAGCTGGTTTGATGACCCCTCAGATCAGGAACTGATCGAGTTACTCCCATTCCTGGAGAGCCTCGTGGATTCAGAGGACGTGAGGCCAATAATTTCTAAGACCTTTCATGACAAACTTGAGCAGAATTAG
- the LOC136450188 gene encoding mitogen-activated protein kinase 10 — MQHDQRKKSSVEAEFFTEYGDASRYKIQEVIGKGSYGVVCSAIDVHTGEKVAIKKIHDIFEHISDAARILREIKLLRLLRHPDIVEIKHIMLPPSRRDFKDIYVVFELMESDLHQVIKANDDLTKEHYQFFLYQLLRALKYIHTANVYHRDLKPKNILANSNCKLKICDFGLARVAFNDTPTTIFWTDYVATRWYRAPELCGSFFSKYTPAIDIWSIGCIFAEVLTGKPLFPGKNVVHQLDLMTDLLGTPSMDTISRVRNEKARRYLSSMRKKETISFSQKFPNADPLALDLLQRLLAFDPKDRPTAEEALAHPYFKGLARVEREPSCQPITKMEFEFERRRVTKEDIRELIFREILEYHPQLLKDYINGTERTTFLYPSAVDQFRKQFAHLEENSGNGPVIPMERKHTSLPRSTIVHSAPIPVKEQPRIGPSRERPSSDETYRNPRKTEKYSGNLPRTSQAPQRVPTARPGRVVGPVMPYQNGDTKDPYDTRRLAMNSGYPPQQQIPQTFGYYQTHGKPACSEPSQAERYTLHQQAYACANRTAVSDVALDMRAPPFHHLSAGQKGDSSDRLTAETNLYTRSLNGIAATAAGVAATTHRKVGVVPLGMSGMY; from the exons ATGCAGCACGATCAGCGCAAGAAG AGTTCCGTGGAGGCAGAGTTTTTCACAGAGTATGGGGATGCAAGTCGATACAAGATTCAGGAAGTCATTGGTAAAGGAAGCTACGGGGTGGTCTGCTCCGCTATAGATGTTCACACTGGAGAGAAAGTAGCGATCAAGAAGATACATGACATCTTTGAGCACATATCCGATGCTGCTCGGATTCTCCGTGAAATCAAGCTTCTGAGACTCCTAAGACATCCAGATATTGTTGAGATCAAACATATTATGTTGCCTCCATCAAGACGGGACTTCAAAGATATTTATGTTGTTTTTGAACTTATGGAGTCTGATCTTCACCAAGTTATCAAGGCTAATGATGACTTGACGAAGGAACATTATCAGTTCTTTCTCTACCAACTGCTCCGTGCTCTGAAATATATCCACACAG CTAACGTTTATCACCGGGACCTGAAGCCAAAGAATATATTAGCAAATTCTAACTGCAAACTGAAAATTTGTGATTTTGGACTAGCACGAGTTGCATTCAATGATACCCCAACAACGATCTTCTGGACA GATTATGTTGCAACAAGATGGTACAGAGCTCCAGAGCTCTGTGGATCCTTCTTTTCAAAG TATACACCGGCCATTGACATTTGGAGCATTGGATGCATCTTTGCTGAGGTGCTAACAGGGAAACCTTTGTTTCCTGGCAAAAATGTTGTCCATCAGTTAGATTTGATGACTGACCTTCTAGGCACGCCATCAATGGATACGATTTCTCGG GTCCGGAATGAGAAAGCAAGGAGGTATCTAAGTAGCATGAGAAAAAAAGAGACAATTTCGTTCTCACAGAAGTTTCCCAATGCAGATCCTTTAGCCTTGGATCTTTTGCAAAGGCTTTTAGCATTTGATCCGAAAGACCGTCCAACTGCAGAAGAG GCATTGGCTCATCCATACTTTAAAGGGCTAGCCAGGGTTGAGAGGGAGCCATCCTGTCAACCAATCACAAAGATGGAGTTTGAGTTTGAACGGAGGAGAGTGACAAAAGAAGACATTAGGGAGCTGATATTCCGTGAGATATTGGAATATCATCCACAACTGCTCAAAGACTATATCAATGGCACGGAGAGGACAACCTTTCTGTACCCAAG TGCTGTCGACCAATTTAGGAAGCAATTTGCTCATCTTGAAGAAAATAGTGGAAACGGACCTGTTATTCCAATGGAAAGAAAACATACTTCTCTTCCTAG GTCTACTATTGTTCACTCAGCTCCAATTCCTGTCAAGGAACAACCCCGTATTGGCCCATCTAGGGAAAGGCCTTCATCTGATGAGACCTACAGAAATCCTCGGAAGACAGAAAAATATTCTGGCAATCTCCCGAGAACGTCACAGGCTCCACAAAGAGTGCCAACAG CGAGACCAGGAAGGGTTGTTGGTCCAGTAATGCCTTACCAAAATGGAGACACCAAAGACCCCTATGACACACGAAGGTTGGCAATGAACTCAGGATATCCTCCCCAACAACAAATCCCACAAACATTTGGTTATTATCAGACACATGGCAAACCAGCTTGCTCCGAGCCATCACAGGCTGAGAGGTATACGCTGCATCAGCAGGCCTATGCCTGCGCAAACCGTACAGCTGTGTCTGATGTTGCTCTGGACATGAGAGCACCCCCTTTTCATCATCTATCGGCAGGGCAAAAAGGTGACTCTTCTGATAGGCTAACAGCAGAGACAAACTTGTACACGAGATCACTCAACGGCATTGCTGCTACTGCAGCAGGAGTGGCAGCAACTACCCACAGAAAGGTCGGTGTTGTTCCGCTTGGCATGTCAGGCATGTATTAG
- the LOC136454888 gene encoding uncharacterized protein, with protein sequence MAQQIKFFQDEMKKMQDEMSKMKEELSKKVEDAISGKNDATKDNARYNKNATLKATQQHEVQGSSQVKKKKAKDNSSSEEEDSDEEVAFVIKNLRKFMKKSNRKIYGDGKKRYMKRFCYGCGQTSHFIADCPNEKKKNKYNKDDDKKNKDKKRGEAHLNKEWDSNDSDSSDDEKKKKGAANIIIHHSSSPTMIFPDSTSPQKLFPNLSSSPRLFSNLMDNEYYTPTCLMDKGEKSEVQGIFKKFARRSQNEFDVKIKRVRSDNGTEFKNTNIEEFIDE encoded by the exons ATGGCTCAACAAATCAAGTTTttccaagatgaaatgaagaagatgcaagatgagatgagcaagatgaaggaagagcTGAGCAAGAAAGTAGAAGATGCTATAAGTGGGAAGAATGAtgcaaccaaagacaatgcaa gatacaacaagaatgcaacccttaaagcaactcaacaacatgaagttcAAGGTTCAAGtcaagtgaagaaaaagaaagcaaAGGATAATTCCTCTAGTGAAGAAGAAGATTCCGATgaagaggttgcatttgtgattaaaaatcttagaaaatttatGAAGAAGAGCAACCGCAAGATCTATGGTGATGGGAAGAAGAGGTACATGAAGAGGTTTTGCTATGGGTGTGGTCAAAccagtcacttcatagccgattgtcctaatgagaagaagaagaacaagtacaacaaggatgatgacaagaagaacaaagacaagaagagaggtgaagctcatcttaaTAAAGAGTGGGAttcaaatgatagtgactcaagtgatgatgagaagaagaagaaaggagctGCAAACATCATCATCCACCACTCTTCATCACcaaccatgatcttccccgactcaacttcaccacaaaaactcttccccaacctatcttcatcaccgaggctcttctccaacctcatggACAACGaatactacactccaacttgcctcatggataagggggagaag AGTGAAGTGCAAggcatcttcaagaagtttgcaagaagatcccaaaatgagtttgatgtcaagatcaagagagttagaagtgacaatgggacggagttcaagaataCCAATATTGAAGAGTTCATTGATGAataa
- the LOC136450189 gene encoding uncharacterized protein isoform X2, producing the protein MNKMLSNDCLGTQEPYTFCKTTETLGHSHPQEITPDKTAARSTLISHQNVCCTAKVSGENAEIMEISLLHDESDAGTTSLLALPLLSYGSRSMVPIQVPSSSDLESILSPDPIYSDLQLKEINYNAAAMDESEFLHLILSGNDEGYNTTTELQVWDVLDFYVSENFSALQFDSLTDFTNEVSTSYNDCMNLVDMVERPVARLSLDDTPKPSNSDDVVPADNVTMDPDETSLYLQTKPTDSETESSSAAGDVETEYLDQKLLSRCLPDLMDVDLPNRLLKTPVRTKHVTLVLDLDETLVHSTLDHCDNADFTLEVFFNMKNHTVYVRKRPYLKMFLEKVARMFEVVIFTASQRIYAEQLIDKLDPDGKYISRRIYRESCIFSDGCYTKDLTILGIDLAKVAIVDNTPQLQVDNGIPIKSWFDDPSDQELIELLPFLESLVDSEDVRPIISKTFHDKLEQN; encoded by the exons ATGAATAAAATGTTAAGCAACGACTGTTTAGGGACACAGGAGCCTTATACATTTTGCAAGACCACTGAAACATTGGGACATTCACACCCTCAAGAGATTACACCTGATAAAACAGCGGCTAGGTCAACGCTAATAAGTCATCAAAATG TGTGCTGCACTGCCAAAGTATCAGGGGAAAACGCAGAAATCATGGAAATCAGCTTATTGCATGATGAATCTGATGCAGGAACCACCAGTTTGCTAGCACTGCCATTGTTGTCATATGGTTCAAGATCAATG GTTCCAATACAAGTACCATCGTCATCAGACCTTGAGAGTATCCTGTCGCCAGATCCAATCTACAGTGATCTTCAGTTGAAAGAGATAAACTACAATGCTGCAG caatggatgaaagtGAGTTCCTTCACCTGATTCTTAGTGGCAATGATGAAGGATACAATACCACAACTGAATTACAAGTTTGGGATGTTCTGGACTTCTATGTCTCAGAAAACTTTTCTGCTCTCCAATTTGATAGTTTGACGGATTTTACAAATGAAGTTAGTACTTCCTACAATGATTGTATGAATTTAGTTGACATGGTAGAGCGGCCCGTGGCTCGTCTGTCTCTAGATGATACACCAAAACCAAGTAACAGTGATGATGTGGTTCCGGCAGACAATGTCACAATGGACCCTGATGAAACATCCTTATACCTTCAGACAAAACCAACAGATTCAGAAACAGAAAGTAGTTCTGCCGCAGGAGATGTTGAAACTGAATATCTAGATCAAAAGCTACTTTCTAGATGTCTGCCTGATTTAATGGATGTTGACTTGCCCAACCGCTTACTGAAAACACCAGTGAGAACAAAACATGTGACTCTTGTGCTTGATTTGGACG AGACTCTTGTACATTCAACATTGGATCACTGCGACAATGCTGATTTTACCCTAGAAGTTTTCTTTAATATGAAAAATCACACAGTGTACGTGAGAAAAAGGCCTTACCTGAAAATGTTTCTTGAGAAGGTTGCTCGGATGTTTGAGGTTGTCATTTTCACAGCTAGTCAGAGAATCTATGCTGAGCAACTTATAGATAAActtgatcctgatggaaaatatATCTCACGGCGTATTTATCGTGAATCTTGTATATTCTCTGACGGTTGCTATACAAAGGACCTGACAATTCTGGGGATCGACTTGGCAAAAGTTGCAATAGTTGACAATACTCCACAG TTGCAAGTAGATAACGGCATACCAATTAAGAGCTGGTTTGATGACCCCTCAGATCAGGAACTGATCGAGTTACTCCCATTCCTGGAGAGCCTCGTGGATTCAGAGGACGTGAGGCCAATAATTTCTAAGACCTTTCATGACAAACTTGAGCAGAATTAG
- the LOC136450189 gene encoding uncharacterized protein isoform X3, giving the protein MEISLLHDESDAGTTSLLALPLLSYGSRSMVPIQVPSSSDLESILSPDPIYSDLQLKEINYNAAAMDESEFLHLILSGNDEGYNTTTELQVWDVLDFYVSENFSALQFDSLTDFTNEVSTSYNDCMNLVDMVERPVARLSLDDTPKPSNSDDVVPADNVTMDPDETSLYLQTKPTDSETESSSAAGDVETEYLDQKLLSRCLPDLMDVDLPNRLLKTPVRTKHVTLVLDLDETLVHSTLDHCDNADFTLEVFFNMKNHTVYVRKRPYLKMFLEKVARMFEVVIFTASQRIYAEQLIDKLDPDGKYISRRIYRESCIFSDGCYTKDLTILGIDLAKVAIVDNTPQVFQLQVDNGIPIKSWFDDPSDQELIELLPFLESLVDSEDVRPIISKTFHDKLEQN; this is encoded by the exons ATGGAAATCAGCTTATTGCATGATGAATCTGATGCAGGAACCACCAGTTTGCTAGCACTGCCATTGTTGTCATATGGTTCAAGATCAATG GTTCCAATACAAGTACCATCGTCATCAGACCTTGAGAGTATCCTGTCGCCAGATCCAATCTACAGTGATCTTCAGTTGAAAGAGATAAACTACAATGCTGCAG caatggatgaaagtGAGTTCCTTCACCTGATTCTTAGTGGCAATGATGAAGGATACAATACCACAACTGAATTACAAGTTTGGGATGTTCTGGACTTCTATGTCTCAGAAAACTTTTCTGCTCTCCAATTTGATAGTTTGACGGATTTTACAAATGAAGTTAGTACTTCCTACAATGATTGTATGAATTTAGTTGACATGGTAGAGCGGCCCGTGGCTCGTCTGTCTCTAGATGATACACCAAAACCAAGTAACAGTGATGATGTGGTTCCGGCAGACAATGTCACAATGGACCCTGATGAAACATCCTTATACCTTCAGACAAAACCAACAGATTCAGAAACAGAAAGTAGTTCTGCCGCAGGAGATGTTGAAACTGAATATCTAGATCAAAAGCTACTTTCTAGATGTCTGCCTGATTTAATGGATGTTGACTTGCCCAACCGCTTACTGAAAACACCAGTGAGAACAAAACATGTGACTCTTGTGCTTGATTTGGACG AGACTCTTGTACATTCAACATTGGATCACTGCGACAATGCTGATTTTACCCTAGAAGTTTTCTTTAATATGAAAAATCACACAGTGTACGTGAGAAAAAGGCCTTACCTGAAAATGTTTCTTGAGAAGGTTGCTCGGATGTTTGAGGTTGTCATTTTCACAGCTAGTCAGAGAATCTATGCTGAGCAACTTATAGATAAActtgatcctgatggaaaatatATCTCACGGCGTATTTATCGTGAATCTTGTATATTCTCTGACGGTTGCTATACAAAGGACCTGACAATTCTGGGGATCGACTTGGCAAAAGTTGCAATAGTTGACAATACTCCACAG GTTTTCCAGTTGCAAGTAGATAACGGCATACCAATTAAGAGCTGGTTTGATGACCCCTCAGATCAGGAACTGATCGAGTTACTCCCATTCCTGGAGAGCCTCGTGGATTCAGAGGACGTGAGGCCAATAATTTCTAAGACCTTTCATGACAAACTTGAGCAGAATTAG